In one window of Candidatus Binatia bacterium DNA:
- a CDS encoding cytochrome c oxidase subunit 3 family protein: MASTASAVATSHAHVHHQFDDAEQQYSAAVLGMWAFLIQEIMFFGGLFLAYALYRSSYPDAFAHASHHLDVTLGAFNTAVLIASSLTMALAVHAAQTGHRAQLVLFLFLTLALGSTFLGVKVIEYSHKWHEGLVPGLQWRVDAPDARQQLIFFSLYFAMTGMHALHMIVGAIGLIVLLFFAVQGKYTAEYNTPVEMFGLYWHFVDIVWIFLFPLLYLFAHH, from the coding sequence TTGGCTAGCACAGCATCTGCCGTGGCCACGAGCCACGCACACGTGCATCATCAATTCGATGACGCCGAGCAGCAGTACAGTGCTGCCGTGCTCGGCATGTGGGCTTTTCTCATCCAGGAAATCATGTTCTTTGGCGGCCTGTTTCTGGCCTACGCGTTATACCGATCTTCCTATCCTGATGCTTTCGCCCACGCGAGCCATCATTTGGATGTCACGTTGGGTGCGTTCAACACGGCTGTGCTGATTGCTTCCAGCCTGACAATGGCCCTCGCGGTTCATGCGGCGCAAACCGGCCACCGTGCCCAACTTGTCTTGTTTTTGTTCCTGACGCTGGCGTTGGGTTCTACCTTCTTGGGCGTGAAAGTGATCGAGTACAGTCACAAGTGGCACGAGGGGCTGGTGCCAGGACTGCAATGGCGGGTGGACGCGCCGGACGCACGGCAGCAATTGATTTTCTTCTCGCTTTACTTCGCCATGACGGGCATGCACGCCCTGCACATGATTGTCGGGGCAATCGGGCTCATCGTTTTGCTGTTCTTTGCGGTGCAGGGGAAGTACACCGCTGAGTACAACACCCCGGTGGAAATGTTTGGCTTGTACTGGCACTTCGTCGATATCGTCTGGATTTTCCTCTTCCCTCTGCTGTACCTGTTTGCGCATCATTGA
- the coxB gene encoding cytochrome c oxidase subunit II, translated as MASNFALFPERASTVAGEVDALYLFLVAVSGFFAVLIAALVVVFAIRYRRRSEDERPAAIHGSLALELAWTIIPFGLAMIMFFWGAKVYITLAVPPPDAMEVFVVGKQWMWKLQHLEGKREINELHVPVGQPIKLTMTSEDVIHSFYIPAFRIKQDAIPGRYTTAWFEATKTGTYHLFCAEYCGTEHAKMIGRIVVMEPAEYEAWLSGATTTAVAAVPAAKPEDQQAAMAQAGAELFKKLGCVSCHRAQAGALGPSLAGLFGHNVSLQDGSTVVADEDYIRESILNPQAKIVAGYQPIMPTFKGLVNEEQLMQLIAYIKTGKAGTELQ; from the coding sequence ATGGCTTCGAACTTTGCTCTCTTTCCAGAACGTGCATCGACGGTGGCTGGCGAAGTCGATGCGTTGTATCTGTTCTTAGTTGCGGTGAGCGGTTTCTTTGCCGTGCTCATCGCCGCGTTGGTCGTAGTGTTTGCGATTCGCTACCGCCGCCGCAGCGAGGATGAACGTCCGGCCGCAATTCATGGTTCGCTCGCCCTCGAACTGGCGTGGACAATTATCCCCTTCGGCTTGGCCATGATCATGTTCTTTTGGGGGGCGAAGGTTTACATCACGCTCGCGGTGCCACCGCCGGACGCCATGGAAGTGTTCGTGGTGGGGAAACAATGGATGTGGAAGCTGCAACACCTCGAAGGGAAGCGCGAAATCAACGAGCTGCACGTGCCAGTTGGACAGCCGATTAAGCTGACGATGACCTCGGAAGACGTCATCCACAGCTTCTACATTCCCGCGTTCCGAATCAAACAAGACGCCATCCCGGGCCGCTACACCACGGCTTGGTTCGAAGCGACGAAAACGGGAACCTACCATTTGTTCTGTGCCGAGTATTGCGGCACAGAACACGCCAAAATGATCGGCCGGATCGTCGTGATGGAACCGGCCGAGTATGAAGCTTGGCTTTCCGGAGCGACAACCACCGCGGTTGCGGCAGTGCCGGCTGCAAAACCAGAGGATCAGCAGGCGGCGATGGCCCAGGCCGGGGCGGAGTTATTCAAAAAGCTCGGCTGTGTGAGTTGCCACCGTGCGCAGGCGGGAGCCTTGGGTCCTTCCCTTGCAGGTCTTTTTGGTCACAATGTGTCCCTGCAAGATGGCAGCACGGTGGTGGCAGACGAAGATTACATTCGCGAGTCGATCCTGAACCCGCAGGCGAAAATTGTTGCCGGTTACCAGCCGATCATGCCGACGTTCAAGGGGCTGGTCAACGAAGAGCAGTTGATGCAGCTCATCGCGTACATCAAAACCGGGAAGGCTGGGACGGAACTCCAGTGA
- a CDS encoding SCO family protein, which yields MSLRGVVVTVAVFAVAGSAAATRLPGPAGEGTGATPILQKVDFEQRLGTQVPLDLMFRDESGQTVRLGDYFQGKPVVLTLSYYECPMLCTLVLNGLVSALRALRFDLGKEFVAINVSFNPRESAELAAAKKATYLKEYRRSGAEAGWHFLTGGEAAIQRLTEAVGFRYAWDEKNQQYAHATGLVVLTPGGQIARYFYGVEFSPRDLRFALIEAAEGKIGSPVDKLLLYCFHYDPATGRYSAIALNSIRIGGAITVLALATFIIVMLRRERRAGVVGGHSWAGGGASS from the coding sequence ATGAGCCTTCGTGGAGTGGTGGTCACGGTTGCCGTATTTGCGGTGGCGGGTAGTGCTGCCGCGACTCGCTTACCCGGACCGGCCGGGGAAGGCACAGGAGCAACCCCGATTCTCCAAAAGGTGGATTTCGAGCAGCGCTTAGGTACCCAAGTGCCTTTGGATTTGATGTTCCGCGACGAAAGTGGTCAGACAGTTCGGCTGGGTGACTACTTTCAAGGAAAGCCGGTGGTACTCACGCTTTCCTATTACGAATGTCCGATGTTGTGCACGCTCGTGCTGAATGGGCTTGTGAGCGCTCTGCGAGCGTTGCGCTTCGATCTCGGAAAGGAATTCGTCGCGATCAATGTTTCGTTCAACCCGCGAGAATCTGCTGAACTCGCCGCCGCCAAGAAGGCAACCTATTTGAAGGAGTACCGCCGCTCAGGTGCGGAAGCTGGTTGGCACTTCCTTACGGGCGGGGAGGCGGCAATCCAGCGCCTCACCGAGGCAGTGGGGTTCCGGTATGCGTGGGACGAGAAGAATCAGCAGTATGCACACGCAACCGGTCTAGTGGTGTTGACGCCGGGGGGCCAAATTGCCCGGTATTTTTATGGCGTGGAATTTTCGCCGCGGGACTTGCGCTTTGCCCTGATCGAAGCGGCTGAAGGAAAAATCGGCTCACCGGTGGATAAGCTCCTGCTTTACTGTTTTCACTACGATCCAGCCACCGGCCGTTACAGCGCAATCGCCCTGAATTCGATTCGCATCGGTGGAGCGATTACGGTGCTGGCTCTTGCCACCTTCATTATCGTGATGTTGCGGCGCGAGCGTCGTGCTGGGGTAGTGGGTGGGCACTCGTGGGCCGGGGGCGGAGCGTCATCTTGA
- a CDS encoding cytochrome c family protein produces the protein MSQIFHRSANALARATIFGAVFVIGLLGYAGMLLNRSGYVTGAHVAIEQPVPFSHKHHANELGIDCRYCHTTVEVSASAGIPPTKTCMNCHAQIWADSPTLEPVRASFRTDQSIPWIKVHDLPDFVYFDHSIHVAKGIGCASCHGRIDQMNLTWQENSLQMEWCLNCHRHPEQFIRPKEEVFNMAYKVPARTQEELGVRLVSQYQVHKEQLTNCSICHR, from the coding sequence ATGTCACAGATCTTCCATCGAAGTGCAAACGCGCTGGCGCGCGCAACAATATTTGGTGCTGTGTTTGTGATCGGACTGCTCGGTTACGCGGGCATGCTGCTCAATCGCTCCGGGTATGTCACCGGCGCGCACGTAGCCATCGAGCAGCCGGTGCCGTTTAGCCACAAGCACCACGCGAACGAGCTCGGGATTGATTGCCGGTATTGCCACACCACGGTCGAGGTTTCTGCTTCGGCCGGCATTCCGCCGACGAAAACTTGCATGAATTGTCACGCCCAAATTTGGGCAGACAGTCCCACTTTGGAACCCGTGCGGGCGAGTTTTCGCACCGACCAGTCGATTCCATGGATCAAGGTGCACGACTTACCGGATTTTGTGTACTTCGACCACAGTATCCACGTGGCTAAGGGAATTGGCTGCGCGAGCTGTCACGGTCGGATCGACCAGATGAATCTCACTTGGCAGGAAAACTCCTTACAAATGGAGTGGTGCCTCAATTGCCACCGGCACCCTGAGCAATTCATTCGGCCCAAGGAAGAAGTCTTCAACATGGCGTACAAGGTGCCGGCGCGCACTCAGGAGGAGTTGGGGGTTCGTCTGGTATCGCAATACCAGGTCCACAAAGAGCAGCTCACGAATTGTTCCATCTGCCACCGGTGA
- a CDS encoding DUF3341 domain-containing protein, producing MTARVPLYGLMVEFADVNHLVAAIRKLRQMGYRRMDAFTPFPVEEVWEELGIHRNMVSFLVFCGGLAGALFGIGLQYWTSVIDYPINVGGRPLFSVPAFVPVTFECTVLFAALTAVLGMLALNGLPAPYHPVFNVPRFALASRDRFFLLVESTDPLFDREGTRRVLESLSPVSLAEVPD from the coding sequence ATGACGGCGCGTGTCCCGCTGTATGGCTTGATGGTGGAATTTGCCGACGTGAACCACCTGGTTGCGGCCATACGGAAGCTGCGCCAAATGGGCTACCGGCGCATGGATGCATTCACTCCCTTCCCCGTCGAGGAGGTGTGGGAGGAACTGGGCATTCACCGCAACATGGTGTCGTTCTTGGTGTTTTGCGGCGGCCTCGCAGGTGCCTTGTTCGGCATCGGCTTGCAGTACTGGACTTCGGTGATTGATTACCCGATCAACGTCGGTGGTCGCCCACTCTTCAGTGTTCCGGCGTTCGTGCCGGTGACTTTCGAGTGCACAGTGCTGTTTGCCGCCCTCACCGCAGTGCTCGGCATGCTAGCGTTGAACGGCCTTCCAGCCCCGTACCATCCAGTGTTTAACGTGCCGCGGTTTGCGCTGGCATCGCGTGACCGGTTCTTCCTGTTGGTCGAGAGTACGGACCCGCTGTTCGACCGCGAGGGTACGCGACGGGTCTTAGAATCTTTGTCACCTGTTTCTCTTGCCGAGGTGCCGGACTGA
- the ctaD gene encoding cytochrome c oxidase subunit I, with protein sequence MNGVETRTNYLNAEYGLLSWLLTRDHKRIAILYLISVTIMFAIGGLFAAAVRLELLTPQGDLLAADTYNKMFSMHGIIMVFFFLLPAIPATLGNFLIPMMIGARDLAFPRINLLSWYLYVLGALFALYAMVTGGVDTGWTFYTPFSTTASNTNVVPTAIGIFINGFSGILTGLNFIVTIHRMRAPGLTWFRLPLFVWAHYATSLIQVLGTPVLAITLVMVALERAFHFGIFDPNYGGDPLLFQHLFWFYSHPAVYIMILPAMGVISELVTCFSRKSIFGYSFVALSSVAIAVLGFLVWAHHMFVTGMSVYAAMIFSFISFGVAIPSAVKVFNWTATLYKGSVSYAAPMLYALGFIGLFTIGGLTGLFLATLGVDVHVTDTYFVVAHFHYVMVGGTIMAYLGGLHFWWPKMTGRLYPEIWARISAAIVFLGFNLTFFPQFILGYLGMPRRYHVYPDEFQVLNVLSTAGASILGVGYLLPFIYLAWSMRYGEQASPNPWGATGLEWETPSPPPTENFETPPVVTRPAYAYDLEEVAVG encoded by the coding sequence ATGAACGGCGTAGAAACTCGAACCAATTACCTGAACGCGGAATACGGCTTGTTATCGTGGCTGCTCACGCGCGACCACAAACGGATCGCCATCCTTTATCTCATCTCCGTTACGATCATGTTTGCCATCGGCGGGCTGTTCGCGGCTGCCGTGCGCCTCGAGCTGCTGACGCCGCAAGGCGACCTCTTGGCTGCCGACACTTACAACAAGATGTTCTCCATGCACGGCATCATCATGGTGTTTTTCTTTCTCCTGCCCGCCATACCAGCGACGTTGGGGAACTTCTTGATTCCCATGATGATCGGTGCGCGCGATCTCGCCTTCCCGAGGATCAATCTCCTGAGTTGGTACCTGTATGTGCTCGGCGCGCTCTTTGCGTTGTACGCGATGGTCACCGGCGGGGTGGACACGGGTTGGACCTTTTATACCCCGTTCAGCACCACGGCCTCGAACACCAACGTGGTGCCGACGGCCATTGGCATTTTCATTAACGGCTTCTCCGGGATCCTCACGGGGCTCAACTTTATCGTGACCATTCACCGCATGCGGGCGCCGGGCCTCACTTGGTTCCGTTTGCCCCTCTTCGTCTGGGCCCACTACGCCACGAGCCTGATCCAAGTCTTAGGCACGCCGGTGCTTGCCATTACCTTGGTCATGGTGGCGCTGGAGCGGGCTTTTCACTTCGGCATTTTCGATCCGAATTACGGTGGCGACCCGCTCCTGTTTCAGCACTTGTTCTGGTTCTACTCGCACCCCGCCGTCTACATCATGATCTTGCCGGCCATGGGCGTCATTAGCGAGTTGGTTACGTGCTTCTCCCGCAAGAGTATCTTCGGGTACAGTTTCGTGGCGTTGTCTTCGGTGGCCATCGCTGTGCTCGGTTTCCTAGTGTGGGCGCACCACATGTTTGTGACTGGGATGTCGGTGTATGCCGCCATGATCTTTTCCTTCATTAGCTTTGGCGTGGCCATCCCGTCGGCGGTGAAGGTGTTCAATTGGACCGCAACGCTCTACAAGGGTTCGGTCTCCTACGCGGCACCAATGTTGTACGCGTTGGGGTTCATTGGCTTGTTCACCATCGGCGGATTGACGGGATTGTTCCTGGCTACGCTGGGAGTGGATGTGCACGTGACCGACACGTACTTCGTCGTGGCACATTTCCACTATGTCATGGTGGGTGGAACCATCATGGCGTATCTCGGCGGGCTGCACTTTTGGTGGCCCAAAATGACCGGTCGGCTGTATCCGGAAATCTGGGCGCGCATTTCTGCGGCAATTGTGTTCCTGGGTTTCAATCTGACCTTCTTCCCGCAGTTTATTCTCGGCTACTTGGGGATGCCGCGGCGTTACCACGTGTATCCGGATGAGTTTCAGGTGCTGAATGTTCTCTCCACGGCGGGCGCGTCGATCCTCGGGGTGGGTTATTTGTTGCCGTTTATTTACCTCGCTTGGTCCATGCGGTACGGCGAACAAGCCTCGCCGAATCCCTGGGGTGCAACTGGCTTGGAGTGGGAGACCCCATCACCACCGCCGACGGAAAACTTCGAGACGCCGCCGGTGGTGACCCGCCCGGCTTACGCTTACGACTTGGAGGAGGTTGCCGTTGGCTAG
- a CDS encoding TAT-variant-translocated molybdopterin oxidoreductase, which translates to MKDESQDHSALASGEFPPEAPAYDWEALRAKLAAATGRRYWRSLEELADSEGFRAFLEAEFPRQASVLDALGRRQFLQLMGASLGLAGLSACTKQPVEKIYPYVKAPEEVVPGQPLYFATALPLSGFGRGVLVESHMGRPTKIEGNPDHPASLGATDIFAQADILTLYDPDRSQAVRFGGVIRPWQAFVDAAQREFERLNGKRGAGFRILTETVTSPSLLAEIHRLLAAWPEARWHHFEPVNRDHAHAGAKAAFGEVVDAVYNVEAADVVLCVEADLLGPHPGGVRYAREFARRRKVDDGNDRQMNRLYVVESAPSITGSVADHRLALRPSECEAFLRALAGALGLPVQTPASMEPRRAFIVALAKDLARSRGKSLVVVGEALGPTAHALAYAINESLGNIGETVSFVEPIAPHPELQLESLQSLVADMDAGKVEVLVILGGNPVYTAPADLKFGERLQKVGLRIRLGLYEDETSLFCHWHIPEAHVLESWGDIRAHDGTVTLIQPLIAPLYDGKTAFEVLAAFSSKPSRKPYDAVREYWKGVWSGADFEAQWRRALHDGVVPGSGAAVRPVTLRSDFFQNLRPPVAAPAGLEIVLRPDPTVYDGRYANNGWLQELPKPLTKLTWDNVAYVAPATAARLGLKNGDVVEVVAEDRRVDAPVWIQPGQAHDTVLLHWGYGRPRAGRVGGGIGVDAFRLCSSRAPWGMAGGEIRKTGRRYRLACTQDHFSLEGRDILRKGTLEEYRHDPSLAPHGHGGHKGELPSMYPGFPYTGYAWAMSIDLNACIGCGACTIACVAENNIAVVGKDQVARGREMHWIRVDRYYEGDLDAPEFVHQPIPCQQCENAPCELVCPVNATVHSAEGLNDMVYNRCVGTKYCANNCPYKVRRFNFYLYQDWYTESLKLLRNPDVTVRSRGVMEKCTYCVQRINAARIQAKREGRSIRDGEILTACQQVCPTEAIVFGDMNDAESRVAKLRQLPRTYQLLEELNTRPRTTYLAAVRNPNPELSSGKGHA; encoded by the coding sequence ATGAAGGACGAGAGCCAAGACCATTCCGCGCTTGCATCCGGGGAATTTCCACCTGAAGCACCCGCCTACGATTGGGAAGCACTGCGCGCCAAGCTCGCTGCGGCTACCGGCCGGCGATACTGGCGCAGTTTGGAAGAGCTTGCTGACAGCGAGGGCTTTCGGGCGTTTTTGGAAGCCGAGTTTCCACGGCAGGCGTCGGTGCTTGATGCTTTAGGGCGGCGACAGTTCCTGCAGCTGATGGGTGCTTCGCTCGGCCTCGCAGGCCTGAGTGCGTGCACGAAACAACCGGTCGAGAAAATCTATCCTTATGTAAAAGCGCCGGAAGAGGTCGTGCCGGGGCAGCCGTTATACTTTGCCACCGCGCTCCCGCTCAGTGGTTTTGGCCGCGGTGTTTTAGTGGAAAGCCACATGGGCCGCCCGACAAAGATTGAGGGTAACCCGGACCACCCTGCGAGCCTCGGTGCGACAGACATCTTTGCGCAAGCCGATATCCTCACCTTGTACGACCCCGATCGTTCGCAAGCAGTGCGGTTTGGCGGCGTGATTCGTCCGTGGCAGGCGTTCGTGGACGCTGCGCAACGCGAGTTCGAGCGCCTCAATGGGAAACGCGGCGCGGGCTTTCGGATTTTGACGGAAACGGTGACGTCGCCGTCGCTCCTCGCGGAAATTCACCGGTTGCTTGCTGCCTGGCCCGAGGCGCGCTGGCATCATTTCGAACCAGTGAACCGCGACCACGCTCATGCCGGCGCCAAAGCGGCGTTTGGGGAGGTGGTCGACGCAGTTTACAACGTAGAAGCGGCCGATGTGGTGCTTTGTGTGGAGGCCGACCTGCTCGGGCCGCACCCAGGTGGCGTGAGGTACGCGCGGGAATTCGCCCGGCGGCGCAAGGTGGATGACGGCAACGACCGCCAGATGAACCGGCTGTACGTTGTGGAGTCGGCACCTAGCATCACAGGTTCGGTGGCCGACCATCGCTTGGCTTTGCGGCCGAGCGAGTGCGAAGCGTTTTTGCGTGCCCTCGCGGGGGCCTTGGGTTTGCCGGTGCAAACGCCGGCGAGCATGGAGCCGCGCCGTGCGTTCATTGTCGCATTAGCGAAGGACCTCGCGCGCAGCCGCGGAAAAAGCTTGGTGGTGGTGGGCGAAGCGCTTGGGCCCACGGCGCACGCGCTGGCGTACGCAATCAATGAGTCGCTCGGGAACATCGGCGAGACGGTATCGTTCGTCGAGCCCATCGCGCCGCACCCAGAGCTGCAGCTCGAGTCACTCCAATCGCTGGTGGCCGATATGGATGCTGGCAAGGTGGAGGTGCTCGTCATCCTCGGCGGTAATCCTGTGTACACGGCACCGGCAGACCTGAAGTTCGGGGAACGGCTGCAAAAGGTGGGACTGCGGATCCGCCTCGGGTTGTACGAGGACGAAACTTCACTGTTTTGTCACTGGCACATTCCGGAAGCGCATGTATTGGAGTCGTGGGGCGACATTCGAGCGCACGATGGCACGGTGACGCTGATTCAGCCGCTCATCGCGCCTCTGTATGACGGCAAGACGGCGTTCGAAGTGCTCGCGGCGTTCAGCAGTAAGCCCAGCCGCAAACCGTACGATGCGGTTCGCGAATATTGGAAAGGCGTGTGGAGCGGTGCGGATTTCGAAGCCCAGTGGCGGCGTGCCTTGCACGATGGTGTGGTGCCGGGCAGCGGGGCGGCAGTGCGCCCGGTGACGTTGCGGAGCGATTTCTTCCAAAACTTGCGCCCACCTGTGGCTGCGCCGGCGGGGCTGGAGATTGTGCTGCGTCCGGATCCGACAGTTTACGACGGCCGCTACGCGAACAACGGCTGGTTGCAAGAGCTGCCCAAGCCGCTCACCAAGCTCACGTGGGACAATGTGGCGTACGTGGCTCCGGCAACGGCCGCGCGCCTCGGGTTGAAGAACGGCGATGTCGTCGAGGTGGTGGCGGAAGACCGCCGCGTGGACGCTCCGGTTTGGATTCAGCCGGGTCAGGCCCACGACACCGTGTTGCTCCACTGGGGCTATGGGCGCCCGCGAGCCGGTCGTGTAGGCGGCGGAATTGGCGTCGATGCCTTTAGACTTTGTTCCTCGCGTGCCCCCTGGGGCATGGCTGGCGGAGAGATACGGAAGACGGGGCGGCGTTACCGCTTGGCCTGCACGCAGGATCACTTTAGCCTCGAAGGGCGAGATATCCTGCGCAAAGGCACCCTAGAAGAGTACCGGCACGATCCGTCGCTCGCGCCTCATGGCCACGGAGGCCACAAAGGAGAACTCCCCTCGATGTATCCGGGCTTCCCGTACACTGGGTACGCGTGGGCCATGTCCATCGACTTAAATGCGTGCATTGGTTGCGGCGCGTGCACGATTGCTTGCGTGGCCGAGAACAACATCGCGGTGGTTGGCAAGGATCAGGTGGCGCGCGGGCGCGAAATGCATTGGATCCGGGTGGATCGGTACTACGAGGGCGATCTGGATGCTCCGGAGTTTGTCCACCAGCCAATTCCGTGTCAGCAGTGCGAAAATGCCCCCTGCGAGTTGGTCTGCCCCGTGAACGCGACGGTGCACAGTGCCGAGGGCCTGAACGACATGGTGTACAACCGCTGCGTGGGCACCAAGTACTGCGCGAACAACTGCCCGTACAAGGTTCGGCGATTCAATTTCTACCTGTACCAAGATTGGTATACCGAGAGCTTGAAGCTGTTGCGCAACCCGGATGTGACTGTACGCAGCCGCGGCGTGATGGAAAAGTGCACGTACTGTGTACAGCGCATCAATGCGGCGCGAATCCAAGCCAAACGCGAGGGACGCAGCATTCGCGACGGGGAAATCCTCACAGCGTGCCAACAAGTTTGTCCCACTGAGGCAATTGTATTCGGCGATATGAACGATGCGGAAAGCCGCGTGGCAAAGTTGCGTCAATTGCCGCGCACGTACCAGTTGCTCGAAGAACTGAACACGCGCCCGCGCACAACATACTTGGCGGCGGTTCGCAACCCAAACCCAGAACTCAGCTCAGGAAAGGGTCACGCATGA
- a CDS encoding cytochrome C oxidase subunit IV family protein, whose amino-acid sequence MASHVVPTRVYFAIFLALMVLTAITVAVAYVDLGIFNNVVALGIACTKASLVILYFMHVRYSDHLVKLSVLIGILFLAILFGFTLADPLTRDWIRPMQYLW is encoded by the coding sequence ATGGCATCGCACGTGGTTCCTACGCGGGTGTACTTTGCCATCTTTCTCGCGCTGATGGTGCTGACCGCCATCACTGTGGCGGTGGCCTATGTGGACCTCGGGATCTTTAACAACGTGGTCGCGCTCGGGATTGCCTGCACCAAAGCCAGCTTAGTGATTCTGTACTTCATGCACGTGCGCTACAGCGACCATTTAGTGAAGCTTTCCGTCCTGATCGGCATCCTGTTCCTCGCCATCCTGTTCGGCTTCACCCTTGCTGACCCCCTCACCCGCGACTGGATCCGCCCGATGCAATACTTGTGGTGA
- the nrfD gene encoding polysulfide reductase NrfD, giving the protein MSAPARDLGPIIGPGHTFETVTDKIAAVVLSETRRGWMLGFGVSFVLLTIFLQCVAVLLVRGIGIWGINIPVGWGFDIINFVWWIGIGHAGTLISAILLLFRQTWRTSINRFAEAMTLFAVACAGLYPILHLGRPWLFYWLLPYPNAMGMWPNFRSPLMWDVFAVSTYATVSALFWFVGLIPDLATLRDRSTSKVGRVIYGILAMGWRGSARHWNRYETAYLLLAGLSTPLVVSVHSVVSFDFAVGIIPGWHATIFPPYFVAGAIYAGFAMVLTLTIPLRRYYGLEDFITMRHINYMARVMLATGLVVAYGYFMEIFMAWYSGNPFEEFMVKNRLTGPYQTLYFALILTNVVIPQLLWFQRVRTNIPLLFMVAMSINIGMWLERYVIIVVSLHRDFLPSSWGMYAGTIFDYGTFIGTIGLFLTLLFLFIRLLPMISIFEMRTLLPEAKVKEKHA; this is encoded by the coding sequence ATGAGCGCCCCAGCACGCGATCTCGGGCCGATCATTGGCCCAGGCCATACGTTCGAAACCGTTACAGATAAAATTGCGGCCGTCGTGCTCTCCGAGACCCGGCGCGGCTGGATGCTCGGGTTCGGTGTGTCGTTCGTGTTGTTGACGATTTTTTTGCAGTGCGTGGCCGTGTTGTTGGTCCGCGGTATCGGCATCTGGGGTATCAACATCCCAGTCGGTTGGGGTTTCGACATTATAAACTTTGTTTGGTGGATCGGGATTGGACACGCCGGGACCTTGATCTCGGCCATTTTGCTCCTGTTCCGGCAAACCTGGCGGACCTCCATTAACCGATTCGCGGAAGCCATGACGTTGTTTGCTGTCGCCTGCGCCGGATTGTACCCAATCCTGCACTTGGGGCGCCCGTGGTTGTTTTACTGGCTATTGCCGTACCCTAACGCCATGGGGATGTGGCCCAACTTCCGCAGCCCGTTGATGTGGGACGTGTTTGCGGTGTCGACCTACGCCACCGTTTCGGCGCTGTTTTGGTTCGTGGGGCTGATCCCCGACTTGGCCACACTTCGCGATCGCTCCACGAGCAAGGTTGGGCGGGTGATCTACGGAATCCTGGCGATGGGCTGGCGCGGCTCGGCGCGGCACTGGAACCGGTATGAAACGGCGTACCTCCTGTTGGCGGGTCTTTCGACGCCTCTGGTGGTTTCCGTGCACAGCGTGGTGTCGTTTGACTTTGCGGTCGGCATTATTCCGGGTTGGCACGCGACCATTTTTCCTCCGTATTTCGTGGCGGGAGCGATTTACGCCGGGTTTGCCATGGTGCTGACGCTGACGATTCCGCTGCGCCGTTACTATGGACTCGAGGATTTCATCACCATGCGCCACATCAACTACATGGCGCGGGTGATGCTCGCCACCGGCTTGGTGGTCGCATACGGGTACTTCATGGAAATTTTCATGGCCTGGTATAGCGGTAACCCTTTCGAGGAGTTCATGGTGAAGAACCGACTCACCGGGCCTTATCAGACTTTGTATTTCGCGCTCATCCTCACCAACGTGGTTATTCCGCAGTTGCTCTGGTTCCAACGCGTGCGGACGAACATTCCGCTGCTCTTTATGGTGGCGATGTCGATCAACATCGGGATGTGGCTCGAGCGATACGTCATCATCGTGGTGAGCTTGCACCGCGACTTCCTGCCTTCCTCGTGGGGCATGTATGCTGGAACGATTTTCGACTACGGCACATTCATCGGGACCATTGGTTTGTTCTTGACTCTGCTGTTCCTGTTCATTCGGCTGTTGCCGATGATCTCCATCTTTGAGATGCGGACGCTTTTGCCTGAAGCCAAGGTGAAGGAGAAGCACGCATGA
- a CDS encoding cytochrome c, with protein sequence MTAHRLRWSCALGLVGALLFSAGCRRDMQDQPKYKGFRPSEFFADGRSVRPLVPGTVARGHLHDDTLLYTGKIGENFSPEFPFPVTRAVLQRGQERYNIYCSPCHDRVGTGNGMIVQRGYKQPPSFHQDRLRQQPPGYFFHVIGNGFGVMPDYAAQIPVRDRWAIVAYIRALQLSQHATLADIPEADRPKLDQAAPTTKSKAGNSHE encoded by the coding sequence ATGACCGCACACAGACTCCGCTGGAGCTGCGCCTTGGGATTGGTGGGGGCGCTCTTATTCTCCGCCGGCTGTCGCCGGGACATGCAGGATCAGCCGAAGTACAAGGGATTTCGCCCGAGCGAGTTTTTCGCCGATGGTCGTTCGGTGCGGCCGCTAGTCCCAGGCACTGTGGCGCGGGGCCATTTGCACGATGACACCCTGCTGTACACCGGCAAGATTGGCGAGAACTTCAGCCCTGAGTTTCCGTTTCCGGTCACGCGAGCCGTTCTCCAGCGGGGGCAAGAGCGATACAACATTTATTGCTCGCCGTGCCACGACCGAGTTGGCACTGGCAATGGAATGATCGTGCAGCGTGGCTATAAGCAGCCCCCGTCTTTCCACCAGGATCGTTTGCGCCAGCAGCCGCCGGGTTATTTCTTTCACGTGATTGGCAATGGCTTCGGTGTGATGCCCGACTACGCAGCGCAGATTCCCGTGCGCGACCGTTGGGCAATTGTGGCTTACATCCGTGCATTGCAACTGAGCCAACACGCAACCTTGGCGGACATTCCTGAAGCGGATCGGCCGAAGCTCGACCAAGCCGCACCGACCACGAAGTCTAAGGCAGGAAATTCCCATGAGTAA